The following proteins are co-located in the Rattus norvegicus strain BN/NHsdMcwi chromosome X, GRCr8, whole genome shotgun sequence genome:
- the Sox3 gene encoding transcription factor SOX-3, whose product MRPARENASGERSPRVPADFARSPSASLPFPPELPARRPPSATPTESPGLFTVAAPAPGAPSPPATLAHLLPAPAMYSLLETELKNPVGPPTPAAATGGPPAPGAAGKSSANPAGGANAGSGGSGGANGGGGGGGGGSDQDRVKRPMNAFMVWSRGQRRKMALENPKMHNSEISKRLGADWKLLTDAEKRPFIDEAKRLRAVHMKEYPDYKYRPRRKTKTLLKKDKYSLPGGLLPPGAAAAAAAAAAAAAASSPVGVGQRLDTYTHVNGWANGAYSLVQEQLGYAQPPSMSSPPPPPALPQMHRYDMAGLQYSPMMPPGAQSYMNAAAAAAAASGYGGMAPSAAAAAAAAYGQQPATAAAAAAAAAAMSLGPMGSVVKSEPSSPPPAIASHSQRACLGDLRDMISMYLPPGGDAADAASPLPGGRLHGVHQHYQGAGTAVNGTVPLTHI is encoded by the coding sequence ATGCGACCAGCTCGAGAGAACGCATCAGGTGAGAGAAGCCCGCGCGTTCCCGCCGACTTCGCGCGGAGCCCTTCTGCAAGCCTGCCCTTCCCGCCTGAGCTGCCGGCCCGCCGGCCCCCGAGCGCCACTCCGACGGAGTCCCCGGGCCTTTTCACCGTGGCCGCTCCAGCCCCCGGAGCGCCATCTCCTCCCGCCACGCTGGCGCACCTCCTTCCCGCCCCGGCGATGTACAGcctgctggagactgaactcaagaaCCCCGTGGGGCCGCCTACCCCAGCCGCGGCCACCGGCGGCCCCCCAGCTCCTGGCGCTGCGGGCAAGAGTAGCGCGAACCCAGCCGGCGGCGCGAACGCAGGCAGCGGGGGCAGCGGGGGCGCgaacggcggcggcggcggcggcggcgggggcaGCGACCAGGACCGCGTCAAGAGACCCATGAACGCTTTCATGGTGTGGTCCCGCGGGCAGCGGCGCAAGATGGCCCTGGAGAACCCCAAGATGCACAACTCCGAGATCAGCAAGCGCCTGGGCGCCGACTGGAAACTGCTGACCGACGCGGAGAAGCGGCCGTTCATCGACGAGGCCAAGCGACTGCGCGCCGTGCACATGAAGGAGTACCCGGACTACAAGTACCGGCCCCGCCGCAAGACCAAGACGCTGCTCAAGAAGGACAAGTACTCGCTGCCCGGCGGCCTCCTGCCCCCGggcgctgccgccgccgccgccgccgctgccgctgccgccgccgccagcAGCCCGGTGGGCGTGGGCCAGCGCCTGGACACGTACACGCACGTGAACGGCTGGGCCAACGGCGCCTACTCGCTGGTGCAGGAGCAGCTGGGCTACGCGCAGCCCCCGAGCATGAGcagcccgccgccgccgcccgcgcTGCCGCAGATGCACCGCTACGACATGGCCGGCCTGCAGTACAGCCCCATGATGCCACCCGGCGCCCAGAGCTACATGaacgccgccgccgccgccgccgccgcctccggcTACGGGGGCATGGCGCCCTCCGCCGCCGCTGCGGCGGCCGCCGCCTATGGCCAGCAgcccgccaccgccgccgccgcggccgccgccgccgccgccatgaGCCTGGGCCCCATGGGCTCCGTGGTGAAGTCGGAGCCCAGCTCTCCGCCGCCCGCCATCGCTTCGCACTCGCAGCGCGCGTGCCTCGGCGACCTGCGCGACATGATCAGCATGTACCTGCCACCTGGCGGGGACGCGGCCGACGCCGCCTCTCCGCTCCCGGGCGGCCGGCTGCACGGCGTGCACCAGCACTACCAGGGCGCCGGGACTGCGGTCAATGGAACGGTGCCGCTGACCCACATCTGA